GAGCCTATCGGCAGCGTCTGAAGGCTGCCACGCGAACTCGACCAACTGATCGAGTGCCTCAGCCAGCAAAGCGGGGTAATCATTGTGCTGATCATTGACGGAAACTTTTCCGGCTCGGCAACGGCTTTGCCAGAGCGTTGATGGAGATTCGTTTGCCGTGTGCCGGACCTCCACCGCCAGTTTCAAACGCAGCCGGAAGATTGCCATCGCGCGATTCTGCTCTTGGCTACGCCGCTCAGAAGCTTCCCCGCGAATGCCTGTTGGAGTATGGGTGATGACGATGGCCGTCTCGACCTTATTGCGATGCTGACCGCCAGGGCCCGAGCCACGAGTGCGTTGTGTGGTGCAGTCGGCAAGCAACGCTTCGAGGGAAAGCTGTGAAGGATGCGACATCGTAGCTCGCGGACTAGACAATCATATGAACTTCTAAACAAGTTCGCTCATCGATTGTAAGCCAATCGGCTCGCGGCTCGTGAAGGGCTCGCCGTAGTCGACACCGATCGACTTTCCCCAGTAGGCCGCTTCGTCGCGTAGTCGATCAAGGAATGAGGGATTCGTGGGACGGCCCGTGATGAACTGGCTCTCGTAAGCAGCAATCGCGGCGAGCTTCTGCTCCCAAACGTCGCTGATATCGAGGATGAAGGCGGGCTGCGGGTTCATCTTAAGATGGACACAATAATAGTTGTAGATGCGCTCCGGATGAAAGGGTTCGCCCGGCATGTCAGTCTTGCTGAGCTTTGCCCAGAAGCGGGCATCATCCACGAGCTGCGTCGCGGCAACGTGATCGGGGTGGGCATCGACCCAGTAGGGGGCGAATAACCAGCGCGGCCGTTGCTCACGGATGACGCTGGCGAGCTTCTCACGAGCTTCCAAGGTCGCTTGTAAGCTGCGATTCGGGAGTCCTAGATTTTCGCGCCAGTCGAGCCCGAGGATCCCAGTCGCTTTGGCGGTTTCTGCCGCACGAAGTTCCAAAGAGCCATGCGGTGTCGGCTCGCCGGTGGTAAGGTCAAGGACACCGACGCGTTTTCCCTCGGCTTTGAACTTCAGAATGGCACCCCCCATGCCAAGTTCGGCATCGTCGGGGTGTGGGGCGATGACAAGTAGATCGAGCATGGTTGGCTATTTGCAGTCGGCTATCAGCTGATAGCCCTTAAAGATTGATAAAGCTCATGTGTAGGCCCGCATGGCGGCGGTGGAGCAAGTCGTACTCGTCATAAGTCATTTTGCCAAAGAATGGATGATGTGCCACCTCGGACGAAGACTGGAAACGACGAATCGAGGTGCGTAAGTGATCGAGTGCTGCCGAGGTTTCAGTTTCCGATGGGCCGATAACGGCTGCAGCTTCTTTGGAAAGCTGAAACCCAGCGGGCATCGGCTTGCCGAGAAACATTTTTCTCATCAATGGTCCGGCGATTCGAAAGAAGAACGGAGCCTTGAAGCCGAAACCGTCGAGCGAGCAATCGATCGTTTTCGCCAAGTGATCAAAGATCATCGCCAGCGACCAGTTGCCTTGGGTTGAGGCATTTTGAGCAGCGGCTTGTTCTGCCTCGGCGAGGACTTCGTCGAGGGAAGCGTAGTCAAGTTCACGCCGTTTGACTTCCTTCGTGTTAACTGGGGTCGCCGTGAACATGGGGGCCTCTTGAGCCAGTGGAAATAGAAACGGGGGAGCCGTTGCCACTGCTGGCAATTTCGCTTAGCTTCACTTCAAAGTCAACGCATAACGTGAAGATACTTACAGAGAGAAATCCATGAGTGCCAACGCTCAGAAATTACAGAAAACTTACGCCAAGCTCTGCGAACACGTTCAGCAGACGGCAATGCTCTCAGGTGTCGAGGAGCTGTTGCAGTGGGACGAATGCACGAAGATGCCTCCCGCGGCTGGTCCCTATCGGGCGGAGCAAGTCGCACTGGTGGCGGGAATGTTGCACGGGCGGCGGACGGATCCTCAGTTGGGCGAGTGGCTGGCTGAGCTTGTCGATAGCCCTTTGGCGGCTGATCCGCACAGTGATTTTGGCACCAACATTCGCCAGATTGCTAAAGACTACGAAAAGAAAACCAAGCTGCCACAGAAGTTGGTCGAGGAGCTCTCCCGGACTAGCGTACTTAGTCAACAGACATGGGCGGAAGCTCGCAAAGAGAATGACTTTGACGCGTTCGCGCCGATGTTGGAGAAGACCTTTGACCTGAAGCGGCAAGAAGCGGCAGCACTTGGTTTCGAGGAGACGCCCTACGATCCGTTGCTTGATGACTACGAACCGGGCGAGTCGACGGCGAATGTCGCGAAGGTGCTGGGTGACCTGAGGGAAGCGATCGTCCCGCTAGTCCAGGAAATCGTCGGCAGCGACCATCAGCCGGATCGAAAAGTTCTCGAGCAGGACTTCGACATTTCGCAGCAAGAGAAGCTCGGTCGACATGTCGCTGAGAAAATCGGCTACGACTTCAACGCGGGCCGATTGGATACGACCGTTCATCCGTTTTGCTGCACGCCGGGGGCTGGCGATGTGCGGATTTGCACCCGTTATAGCATCGACAACTTTGAGAACGCGCTGTTCAGCACGATTCATGAAGTCGGGCACGCACTTTATGAGCAGGGACTCGTCAGCGAGCAACACGGTTTGCCGACGGGCTCGTCGGTTTCGCTTGGAATTCACGAATCGCAGTCGCGGATGTGGGAGAACCAAGTGGCGTTCAGCCGTGGTTTCTGGCAGCACTTTTTTCCTGTGACCCAGCAGCATTTTTCAGAGGTCCTCAAGGGAAGTAACGTCGAAGAGTTCTATGCCGCACTGAACGTGGTGCGACCTTCGTTGATTCGCGTTGATGCTGATGAGGTGACTTACAACCTTCACATCTTTGTGCGGTTCGAGTTGGAGCAGGCTTTGCTGGAAGAGAAGCTGACAATCAAGGACTTGCCAGAGGCTTGGAACGCCAAGTACGAAGAGTATCTGGGCATCAAGCCGCCGAACAATGCTGAAGGCGTCATGCAAGATGTGCATTGGAGTGCGGGGCTCGTGGGATACTTCCCGACTTACTCTTTGGGCAATCTTTACGCCGGGCAGTTTTTTGCGAAAGCTGAGGAGGATCTCGGCGACTTGCAAACAGCTTTCGCCAAGGGGGAGTTTACCGAGCTGCTCGATTGGTTGAGGAAGCACATCCACAGAGCAGGGCAACGGTATTCGCCGTCGCAGCTTGTGGAGCACGTGACAGGAAAGCCGTTGTCGCACGAGCCGTTGCTGGCTCAGCTTCGCAAGAAGTATGGGGAGCTGTATCAGTTGTAACCTTGTGCGAGAATCCCCAGTCCGCAAAGTCTAGCAAGGTGATCTTGCTAGCAGTGCAGGATTTGTGGGAGATTGCCACGGCTAAGCCGACAAGCGGCTGCTGGATTGGTAGACTGAGGGCTCATTTGTAGGGCCAATACTGAACTTTGGAGTCGCGTTGCGATGTCGTCGATTGCTGCCTGTCCCCGCTGTACTTCTACTTTGCAGATCCCCTTCGGTGCTTTTGCCGAGAGCACAGTGCGTTGCCCCGTTTGTGGAGCGGAGTTTGCTGTGAGCGAAGCGCCCGTGCAGGCGCTGCCTGAGGCGGAGGTGATTCTTTCTGGCCCTGAGGATGAGCGGAAGATGACGGTTAATGTTGAGCCAGACGGTGCGGCGAAACCGGCAAGCGTCGCGGACGGAGCAATTGGCCATTCAGAAGAGTCGTTAGACCAGTGGGAGCAACTTCGTGCCGAGTTGAGTCCACAGGCCGGCAAGAGTATTGAAGAGAAGGAGAGTGATGAAGCGACGAAGCAGGCGGGCGAAACGCTCGCAAAGCTAACCGAGAAGATGAAGAAGCCGACGCTGAGCAGCCTGATCGAGAAGTCGGAGGCCGAAGAGGAAACCGAGGAGCAGTTCGTTCAGCATGACTGGGAACAAATCCCTGACGCGACCGATTCCGCTGCGAGAGAAGAACCACAGGCTGAATCTCCAAAGCGTTCTCTCGAAGAGATGCTCGCCGAGTTTCGCAAGCCTGTTGAAGAGCAGACTATTGAGCCAGAGCATGTCGAGCCCAAGACTGTCGAGCCAGCGGGAGCTGAGACTGCCGGGATAGCTGATGCATCCGATACCGAGCAAGAAGAAGCGGGTACGGTTGAGCCAGCCTCGCTATTCCAGAGCCGTTTGAGTCTTCCTAGCGAGGCAGACAAAGTTGCAGAGACTCCAGCGGTTTCAGAGGCGGAAGCCTACAAAGCGGTTGAGTTCGATCACTCGCTAGAGCACACAGTGCGTAGTCTGGAGCAGACAACAAGTAGTCGCGACACAGAGGAGCCTGCCAGTTCTTCTTATGAATCTCGGGATGCAATCGTCACAGAGAAAGCGACCGATTCGATCAGTCGCCATTCCTATAAAACATACCAGGACGAACCGCTCGATCTGAGGATTGATTCAGCCGAAAGGCAACGCAGCTTGAAGCCTTTGGCGAAGGTTGCTGCTGGTGGCCTGCTTGGCTGCTTAGGTTTGGCCTACAGCTTGCTTTGGATCGCCGGACCGAGAGCCGACCTTTTGCAGATGGGACGCTGGGCTCCTCAGGCTATGCTGCCCGCTTCGATGCGTAGTCAGACCGAGATGGTCGCCGCGCGTGAAAAATCAGTACCCGAAGAGCCTGCCGATCAACCAGGTACGCAGTCTGCCGATAAATACCTTGCAGGGGCGTCTCCTTTGCAGCAGGACCGTGACGACAGGCCTACTGAACTTCCCGTTGACAGCGAAGTAGCCCCTGCGAGTGCCGTTACTCCAGCCGCAGGGCAAGACGATGATGCGCAAGCCTCTGAATTGCTCAAAGCGGGGCAACTTAGCGCCCTGTTGGTGAGCCCACGTGCTGTTTCTACCGCTGCGCTTGCTGAAGCCGTGGCGGAAGCACGCGCGGCGCTACCCGACTTGCTGACTGGGAATCTCTCCGACGCCAATTCGATTGCACGTAAAGGTGGTGCCTATAAGTCGTTCGCCAAGTTGGCGGAATGCGTTGCGCTAGCAGGGGCGTCAGGCTCAGGCGGGCAAGTTGGGGATGATTCGGACTTCGTGATCGAACTGGCCGAAGGGAAGCAATTGCTCCGACGTGCGATCAGTGACAAGTACGAACGTGATGAAGTCTCGCAAATCGCCGCCCGCTGGACAGAATACACCAAACGTCCCAGCTCGGGGATTGCCTTTGTGGGCACCATCATCGACGTGCGAGCCGTTGGTGCGCTGACGGAGTATTTGGTCGAGATCCGTTGGCAGGACGAGCAACTCGCCGTTCCTGTACTGATGCCGCGGCTCCGCTTTACCACGGGTGATCAGATCGGCGTCGTCGGTGTCGTCGCGGCGAATCCT
The genomic region above belongs to Lacipirellulaceae bacterium and contains:
- a CDS encoding peptide chain release factor-like protein, coding for MSHPSQLSLEALLADCTTQRTRGSGPGGQHRNKVETAIVITHTPTGIRGEASERRSQEQNRAMAIFRLRLKLAVEVRHTANESPSTLWQSRCRAGKVSVNDQHNDYPALLAEALDQLVEFAWQPSDAADRLGVSSSQLIKLCKQHPPAFRLVNQQREALGLKTLS
- a CDS encoding carboxypeptidase M32, coding for MSANAQKLQKTYAKLCEHVQQTAMLSGVEELLQWDECTKMPPAAGPYRAEQVALVAGMLHGRRTDPQLGEWLAELVDSPLAADPHSDFGTNIRQIAKDYEKKTKLPQKLVEELSRTSVLSQQTWAEARKENDFDAFAPMLEKTFDLKRQEAAALGFEETPYDPLLDDYEPGESTANVAKVLGDLREAIVPLVQEIVGSDHQPDRKVLEQDFDISQQEKLGRHVAEKIGYDFNAGRLDTTVHPFCCTPGAGDVRICTRYSIDNFENALFSTIHEVGHALYEQGLVSEQHGLPTGSSVSLGIHESQSRMWENQVAFSRGFWQHFFPVTQQHFSEVLKGSNVEEFYAALNVVRPSLIRVDADEVTYNLHIFVRFELEQALLEEKLTIKDLPEAWNAKYEEYLGIKPPNNAEGVMQDVHWSAGLVGYFPTYSLGNLYAGQFFAKAEEDLGDLQTAFAKGEFTELLDWLRKHIHRAGQRYSPSQLVEHVTGKPLSHEPLLAQLRKKYGELYQL
- a CDS encoding DUF1569 domain-containing protein, which translates into the protein MFTATPVNTKEVKRRELDYASLDEVLAEAEQAAAQNASTQGNWSLAMIFDHLAKTIDCSLDGFGFKAPFFFRIAGPLMRKMFLGKPMPAGFQLSKEAAAVIGPSETETSAALDHLRTSIRRFQSSSEVAHHPFFGKMTYDEYDLLHRRHAGLHMSFINL
- the bshB1 gene encoding bacillithiol biosynthesis deacetylase BshB1, which encodes MLDLLVIAPHPDDAELGMGGAILKFKAEGKRVGVLDLTTGEPTPHGSLELRAAETAKATGILGLDWRENLGLPNRSLQATLEAREKLASVIREQRPRWLFAPYWVDAHPDHVAATQLVDDARFWAKLSKTDMPGEPFHPERIYNYYCVHLKMNPQPAFILDISDVWEQKLAAIAAYESQFITGRPTNPSFLDRLRDEAAYWGKSIGVDYGEPFTSREPIGLQSMSELV